The genomic stretch AATGATCGCATGAGGCCCCATTGAGTCAAGATTCATTGCAGTATCTACAAGTGTTTCACCTTTTTTTGTTGAAGATTTTGCAACATCTAGATGTACAACTTCAGCACCTAAACGCTTTGCAGCAATCTCAAAAGAGCTTTTCGTACGTGTTGAGTTTTCAAAAAAGAGAGTGATTATTATCTTATCTTTTAAGATTCGCTCAAACCTTCCATCACTAAACTTTTTAGCATCTGCTAAAAGTGCTTTTATCTCATCTACACTAAAGTCATCTGTACGGATTAAGTGGCTCATTCTCTCCCTTTTTCACTCATTTTAAGTGGTGCAATTATAGCTAAATCTCTACTATTTTAGCAACAACTTTTTCTATCTCTACCGTTGTAAAAAGATCAAAATCTCTCTTTTGAAAGTATGGTAAAGAGATCTTTTTAAAACTTTTACTCTCTTCATCTCGACAGTTAAATACCACTTCGTTTTTTATACCCATGTCATCCAAAGCTTTTTTATTAACTAAAGTATCACTGATACACCCAAGGGAACAATGAGTTACCAGTATCGCCTGTGCATCGAATATTTTAATAAGATCAATCATCATTATCTTCTCATCAACAGGGACAAATAAACCGCCCGCACCTTCGATCAGTAAGATATCACACATCGCCTCTTGCTGATGAATAGCTTCCTCTATCTTTTTATAATCAATAGAGGTAAAGTTAGATGCAATTACCGGAGCAGCGGGAAGTTCATAAGAGATAGGGACGATATCGTCAACATCTAACGACCATGCGAGTGGATTAACTTGTTTTAAAAGTTCCAAAAGTGCATCACCGTCTGGATATACACCATCTTTTACACCTGTTTCGATAGGTTTAATGACACCTACCTTATAACCCTGACTTGCAAACTCTTGCATCAAAAGTTTAGTTGTATATGTCTTACCGATATCTGTATTTGTCGCTGTTATAAAAATTCTTTTTGCCACAATAATCACTTTGTATTAATTTCAAAAATTATAACGAAAGAAATTAAAAAATAAATTGTGCAAAAACGAAAAGAGTGATGTAAATTCAAGGAGTCTAACGAGGAAGCCTACTTCTAGTAGGTGACGAGTGTAACGACGCAGAAGTTGCGTCGCTATTTTAGTTTTTGCTAGTGTCTACGATTTTGTTTGCTTTGATCCAAGGCATCATTTCACGAAGTCTCTCACCAGTTTGCTCTAGTGGATGTGCTTTAAGGTTATTTCTCTCAGCATTCATTCTTGGGTATCCTGCTTGACCTTCTAAGATGAAGTCTTTAGCGAATTGACCGTTTTGAATCTCTTTAAGAACTTGTCTCATAGCCTCTTTAGACTCTTCGTTGATAACACGTGGTCCAGAAACCATGTCACCGTACTCAGCAGTGTTAGAGATAGAGTATCTCATATCAGCGATACCACCTTCGAAGATTAAATCAACGATAAGTTTCATCTCGTGTAAACACTCGAAGTATGCCATCTCAGCAGGGTAACCAGCTTCAGTTAAAGTTTCAAAACCAGCTTGGATAAGTGCAGAAACACCACCACAAAGAACTGCTTGCTCACCGAAAAGGTCAGTCTCAGTTTCATCTTTGAAAGTTGTTTCAATGATACCTGTACGTCCACCACCGATAGCAGAAGCATAAGAAAGAGCTAATTCTTTAGTAGCGTTGCTTGGGTTTTGACCGATAGCGATAAGGTCAGGAATACCGCCACCTTTAACAAATTCACTTCTTACAGTGTGACCTGGAGCTTTTGGAGCTACCATCATTACGTTGATATCAGCAGCCGGATTAACTCTTCCGTAGTGGATTGAGAAACCGTGACCAAATGCAATAGTAGCACCAGATTTTAAGTTTGGAGCGATTTCGTTTGCATAGATCTCAGCTTGATTTTCATCTGGTAAAAGGATCATAACAACATCTGCTTTTGCAGTTGCGTCAGCAACAGTTAAAACTTCAAATCCTTTTGCTGCAGCTTTATCCCAAGAGCTTCCACCCTTTCTTAAACCAACAACAACGTTTACACCGCTATCTCTTAAGTTTTCAGCGTGTGCATGACCTTGAGAACCGAAACCGATCATCGCAACAGTTTTACTTTTAATGATGTTAATATCACAATCTTTGTCATAATATACGTTTAATGCCATTATATTTCCCTTGACTTTAAGAGTTGTCTCTTAAAAAATTTGTCGCATTATACTAAAAATATGGTAAAACTTTTATTAGAGTAAACTTAGTTTTATTTTTAATTTTATCGGTTTAATATCATAACTTGTATAATGCTAAAAAAATTAATGGGGTCAACATGAAAAAATTCAACCTTTTTAAAGAGATCATTATAGTAAACAAACAGGAGTTACTCAATGCTGTCAACTCACAAAAAGAGTTTGCGATCACCACAAAGGGTGAGATAGTTTTTACTCCACTTGCAGACAAAGTAGCCGTTATCTACATTGGACAACATGTTCCAAAACCTGCAAATTCACTTATGCCTCCACAACCTACAACTCTTGCTGAAATTTTAGGACAAAACTATCAAGTAGTTGAAGATGAAGACAGAGTACTCATTAAAGCATTTTCAAACTGGCAGAATTTAATCTCTGCAAATGTGATCAGAGCATCATATGATGATACTACTGGTGACGGTGTAGGAGAGTTTTCAAATAAAGAGCTTGAGACTATGGGCTGGCACGCTACAGAGTTTAATATTTCGTATAGAGAACTTGTTGAACTGATCGAAGAGCAATGTGACGGTATTTTACTTTGTATTGAACAAGAGGAGCCACAGTACCAATTTAGCGGACTCGGTTTTATAGAAAATGACGAACAAGCACAAAAAATAGTTTTTGATTTTTGTCAAACAAGGATTAAAAAGATGATTGCAGAAGATGAACTCTATGCTGCAGACAATCTTTCAGATGACGAAGAGGAAGCTGCTCAGTTTTTTAAAGCTCTTTAATGATACCTGTAAAAATAGAACATAAATTTCGCGGTAAAATATATCTGCCAAACAACAGATATGCTAAAGATATTTTCTTTAGAGTCAAACAAGCATATGCTAACCATCAACAGATGGGTGTGCATCTGCTTTTTAACCAACACAAACTCAGAAAACTAAGCTCTTACCAAAAAGGTGGAGCCAAAAGTGAACTTGAAAATATAGATCTTTACATAGAACTAGGAAAAATCCTCGAGTTTGATACAACAGATGCACAAAAATTAAAAAATTCAATTCTTCTTACAAACGATTATGCCCACTCCCATTTTAATATTACAAAACGTTTGAAACTTATAAGTGGAAATCACAAAAAGAATCTAAAAAACTCTTACCTCTTTTGGGATATTGAAAACTTCTCGGCAATCTCATCAATATTTTCAGAGATTATAGAACCGTATGATATTAAAGATAAAGATATCTATCTTGCTGCCAATCCTGATTCACTCTATCTAAAACGTGCCGAATGGGAGGCAAATCTTTATGACTACGGAAAAACGCTGAACTCATTTAATTTTATTAAGTGTGATCATGGGAAAAATGTAGCTGATGATCTTCTGCTGGAAAACTACAAACAACTAAATATCAAAAATGCAAATATATTTCTACTCACATTTGATCGGGAATTAAAAGAGAGGTTTCTAGAGGCTATAGATAAACACTCAAATCTTTATATAATGGAAAAATAAGAGTTATATTAACTCTTTTGGTTCTCCTAGATAATATCCCTGAACATAATCTACACCCAGCTCTTTTACTACATCAAACACCTCTTTAGAGTGTACATACTCGGCAACAATTTTTTTATTTAATTTTTTTGCAAACCCAATAATAGTCTCTGCAATAATTCTTGCATTTTTATCTTTATGTATGTTTTTGATAAGGGAACCGTCTATTTTCATAAAATCTGAACGGATATTTGTTATATATTCAAAATTCGCATATCCGCTGCCAAAATCATCTATCGCTATTTTCGCATTATGTGCATACACCTCATCTACAAAATCAAGTACCGCTTGAACATCTTGAAATTCATGTGTTTCAAGGATCTCGATAGTAAGTTGTTCCGCGATCCCATACTCTTTAATTTTCTCAAAAAGGAATTTTTTGATCTTTTCACTTGCTATATCACTGAAATCAAAATTGATACTGAACTTCAGATCGTTTTTACTAAAAAAGGAGAATGTTTGTTCAATCATTGTCAAAGTAATCTTCTCATATAATCGTATCTTACGACTTATTTCTAGAAACTGACAAGGTAAAAGAATCGTTCCATCCGGTTTTTTCAATCGAACTAAGGCCTCATATTTTCTTGTTTCTAAGGTATTGACATCTACAATAGGTTGATAATAAGGGATTACATTTCCC from Sulfurimonas sp. hsl 1-7 encodes the following:
- the bioD gene encoding dethiobiotin synthase translates to MAKRIFITATNTDIGKTYTTKLLMQEFASQGYKVGVIKPIETGVKDGVYPDGDALLELLKQVNPLAWSLDVDDIVPISYELPAAPVIASNFTSIDYKKIEEAIHQQEAMCDILLIEGAGGLFVPVDEKIMMIDLIKIFDAQAILVTHCSLGCISDTLVNKKALDDMGIKNEVVFNCRDEESKSFKKISLPYFQKRDFDLFTTVEIEKVVAKIVEI
- the ilvC gene encoding ketol-acid reductoisomerase; this translates as MALNVYYDKDCDINIIKSKTVAMIGFGSQGHAHAENLRDSGVNVVVGLRKGGSSWDKAAAKGFEVLTVADATAKADVVMILLPDENQAEIYANEIAPNLKSGATIAFGHGFSIHYGRVNPAADINVMMVAPKAPGHTVRSEFVKGGGIPDLIAIGQNPSNATKELALSYASAIGGGRTGIIETTFKDETETDLFGEQAVLCGGVSALIQAGFETLTEAGYPAEMAYFECLHEMKLIVDLIFEGGIADMRYSISNTAEYGDMVSGPRVINEESKEAMRQVLKEIQNGQFAKDFILEGQAGYPRMNAERNNLKAHPLEQTGERLREMMPWIKANKIVDTSKN